The Streptomyces sp. 11x1 genomic sequence GGGGGCGAGCGAGACACTGTCGTGGAACACCCCCGCGTCCGGACCCGTGAACGCGAACTGGAGCAGGGGCCGTGCCGCCAGATTGCCGGCGGCGGTCCCGAGGAAACAGCCCAGCACCGCCGGTACGGAGATCATCACGAGATAGACGGCCACCACCTGCCCCGGGGTGAACCCCAGCGCCTTGAGGATGCCGATGTGCCGGAAGCCGGAGATCACCGCGCCGCTGACGACGTTGGCGACGATGAGCACGGCCACCGCGACGCCGAGGACACCGAAGGCCAGCAGATAGGGCGCGTACGCCCGGGCCGCACTGCCTATCTGGTCCTTGAGGGTGAGGTACGACCGTGAGCCCGCCAGCGCACCCGTCGGCAACTGATCCGTCACCGCGTCCAGTCGGGCGCTGAGCCGACGGTCCGACGAGGCGTCGTCGAAACGGAACAGCACCTGCGTGACCGTCGGGTGCAGGGCCTCGATCTGCCCGGGGGAGACCCAGGCGTCGGCGGTACGGCTCAGACCGAAGGCGAAGCCGACGATCCTGAGCGTGGGACCGGAAGGCAACCGGAGCTTCTTGCCCAGGTCGTCCGCCGTCCAGTCCGACTGCCGGTTGAGGACGACCTCGCCGGGTTCGGTGGCCCAGCGGCCCGCCCACAGGTCCAGCCGGTCCACCGGGCCCCCGGGGCCGGACCGGCCCACGACGGTCAGCTCGCTGCCGAGGCCGTAGCCCATGGCCTCCCGCGGCAGCTCGACCGTGGCCTGGGGGAAGGGGCCCGCGGTCGCCGCGACTCCGGGCCGGCGGGCCGCCCGTCTCAGCTGACCGTCCGAGACCTTCGCGGAATCGAACGCGGCGACCACATGCGGCCCGCGCTGCGCGCCGAAGGCCTTGTCGAACGGGGACGAGGCCGCGTCGACCAGACCGAGCGCCACCACGATCGCCGCCGTCGAGGTCAGCGTGACCAGCCCGATCACCAGCGTCTGGAGCCTGCGCCGCCGTACCGCCGCGCGCGCGGCCCGCCACACGGCCCTCATGCGGACGGCTCCAGGGTGTGCTCGCCGCGCACGCGGCCGTCGGCGAACTCGACGAGACGGCTGGCGCAGCGCCGCGCGAGACGCTCGTCGTGCGTCACCAGGATCAGCGTCTGGCCGATCTGGTTGAGGTCGAGCAGGAGGTCCATCACCTGTTCCCCGGCACGGCTGTCCAGCGCGCCGGTCGGCTCGTCGGCCAGCAGCAGGGCCGGCCGGTTCATCAACGCCCGTGCCACGGCCACCCGTTGCCGCTCACCGCCACTGAGCACCGCCGGGTAGGCGTTGCGCCGGTCGGCGATGCCGAGCTCGTCGAACAGCTCCAGCGCGCGGCGACGGGCCTGCCGGGCCGGGGTGCCGGTCAACTGGGCGGCCAGCGCCACGTTGTCGAGCGCGGACAGGTCGTCGATCAGGTTGAAGAACTGGAAGATCATGCCGATGCGGCGCCGCCGGTACAGGGCGAGCCCCTTCTCGGTCAGTTCCCCCACGCTCTCGCCGTGGACCACCACCGTGCCGCCCGTCGGACGGTCCAGGCCCGCGATCATGTTCAGCAGCGTCGACTTGCCGCACCCCGAGGGGCCCATCACCGCGACCGCCTCACCGGCCCGGATCTCCAGCGACACCCCGTCCAGCGCCGTCGTCTCCCCGTACTCCTTGCGCACACCGTCGAGTCGTACGACGGCCTCCGCGCTGTTGTTCTCGTTCTTCTCGGTGACCATGCACCGGACGCTAGGCGAGCGGCGCCGCCGGGACATCCCTCCCCGGGCGGCACCTGGCCCGCGCCTCATCCCGCAGATGCAGGCGACCGCATCCCGGGGCGGATGCGCAGCGGGGGCAGGTCTGCGAAGGTGAGCCCCATGTGGGAGTGGGGGACGAACGGACCAGTGGCCGCGCTGGGGGTGTTGGCGGCGGTCGCTGTGGGTCTGGCGGTGGCTCTGCTGCGCACCCGGCGCCGGTGGCGGAAGGCGGTCGGGGAGCGCGGCTGGTTGCTCGAACGGGAGCGGGAGAGCGCCGCGCGGGCCGCGGTCGCGGCCGAACGTGACCGTATCGCGCGGGAGTTGCACGACATCGTCAGCCACAACGTCAGCCTGATGGTGGTTCAGGCGGGCGCGGCCCGCGAGGTGCTGGTCACCATGCCGGACGAGGCGGCGGCGGCACTGCTGGCCGTCGAGGACGCGGGACGCGGCGCGATGACCGACCTACGGCATCTGCTGGGCCTGCTGGCGCCCTCGCAGGACGGCGAGGACCCGGAGGACGGGACGGACGCGCGGGGGGACGCGGTCCGGGACGCCGGCGTGGCTGGGGGTGCGGGCATGGCAGGGGGTGTGGACGCGGCTGGGGGTGCGGACGTGACCGGGGCTGACCGTGGGGCGAGGGAGGAGGGACGGCGGGTGGCGTGCCTGGAGAGGGCGGAGGGAGCGGTGCGGGCGGAGTTGTCGGAGCTGGCGCCCCAGCCCGGACTCGACCGGCTGGGGTCGCTCGTCGACCGGATCTCGTTCGCCGGTCTGCCCGTCGAGGTACGGATCTCCGGCGAGCCGCGTCCGTTGCCGCAGGGCATCGACGTGACGGCGTACCGGATCGTCCAGGAGGCGCTCACCAACGCGCTGCGACACGGTGACGGCGGAAAGGCCGAGGTCACCGTGCGCTATGCCGACCGGGCGCTGCGCGTGGAGGTGCTGAACACCGGCCCCAGCGTGCTGACCGGCGGCGCCCCCTCCCCACCGCGTCCCGCACGGCCCGCCCCGCGCCACCCGAGCGGTACCGGGCGCGGGCTGCTGGGCCTGCGCGAGCGCGTCGCGGTGTACGGCGGCGAC encodes the following:
- a CDS encoding ABC transporter ATP-binding protein, whose translation is MVTEKNENNSAEAVVRLDGVRKEYGETTALDGVSLEIRAGEAVAVMGPSGCGKSTLLNMIAGLDRPTGGTVVVHGESVGELTEKGLALYRRRRIGMIFQFFNLIDDLSALDNVALAAQLTGTPARQARRRALELFDELGIADRRNAYPAVLSGGERQRVAVARALMNRPALLLADEPTGALDSRAGEQVMDLLLDLNQIGQTLILVTHDERLARRCASRLVEFADGRVRGEHTLEPSA
- a CDS encoding histidine kinase, translated to MWEWGTNGPVAALGVLAAVAVGLAVALLRTRRRWRKAVGERGWLLERERESAARAAVAAERDRIARELHDIVSHNVSLMVVQAGAAREVLVTMPDEAAAALLAVEDAGRGAMTDLRHLLGLLAPSQDGEDPEDGTDARGDAVRDAGVAGGAGMAGGVDAAGGADVTGADRGAREEGRRVACLERAEGAVRAELSELAPQPGLDRLGSLVDRISFAGLPVEVRISGEPRPLPQGIDVTAYRIVQEALTNALRHGDGGKAEVTVRYADRALRVEVLNTGPSVLTGGAPSPPRPARPAPRHPSGTGRGLLGLRERVAVYGGDLDARRRLGGGYRVRARIPLDRP